In Lactuca sativa cultivar Salinas chromosome 5, Lsat_Salinas_v11, whole genome shotgun sequence, the DNA window tatGTCTCGTCATCCTCCAgcatcgggaatgcacgcctaaTTTTTTGTGGTTTGTACTTTGTCTTGTAAGCTTGAATCTTCTTTTTGTAAGCCCGTTTTAATTCCTCTCTCTTCTTTTTTACAGCATCATCCTCAGCTGCTTGGGATTCCAttctcctctttttcttcttcaccccATTCTTTTTCACCTTCTCTTGCACCTCCTTTTCCTCAAACTTAATTACTTCATATTTTGTGAAAGTTCGTGCTCTAGGTTTGGTAATGAAAGGTTCATCAGCATTAACTCTCCTATCCATCGCCTTTTCCTCTTTTTCTGTGCTTACCCCATCTTCAAGCGGAATTGCATCAAGACATGCTATATGGGCGTGTTGAACTTCCATGTCCATTTCTCCTTCTGctgtttgttcttctaaagaatGATGAAAAATATCCAAGTCCAGCATATGCAGAGAACTAGCAACAAGCAGATCTAACTCGTCCAAGTTGTTGGCAgtttcgactggactcgtcgagtccaggaaagtgactcggcgagtcggatcgtatTTCATCGTTTCCACTGTGTTTTCCGATtcggctccttccagtagcttttctatctcctccaagtccttgttaacatctccaTCTTCTCCAGAAGGTAGCAaaaacttgcttggatcttcttcctgcaaaagtgcaagttctttttgtagTATCTCATCATCCAAATAGATAAATGAGATCTCTTCTTTTCCTTATTCTTCTTGCTTGACTTCTGGTACAACTCTAAATATTGCTGACTCGTCTCCTACTCTTAACGTTAGTGTAGACTCACATACATCAATTAAAGCACATGCGGTGTTTAAAAATGACCTCCCCAAAATAATcggaatttcggggtcttcttccatatcaacCACCACAAAGTATACTGGAAAAATGAACTTGTCAACTTTAATGAGaagatcctcacaaacgcctCTTGGATGAATTGTTGTCCTGtctgccaaatggatcttcatgtttATCAGCCTTGGCTCCGGTAAATTCAGTTTCTTGAAGAAAGAGAAAGGCATCAGATTGATGCTTGCACCCGAATCGGTCAACGCTTGAGTGACAAATGCATTTCCAAATTGGCACGGAATTATGATACTCCCCGGATCGCCCTTCTTTTCGGGTAACTCACTCAATATTATTtccgcgacttcagccaaatcTTTCCTAGTAGCAAAGAGACCCTTTAGTAAGTTGAAGTACTTGGGTGTTTTAAGCATTGTTTCTACAAATGGCACATTGACTTGTAGGGCTTTAACATGCTCCATAAAAGCTCTATAAGCTTCAACTTTTTCAACAGGCATGGCTTTGATTGGGAATGGCAAAGGGGGATTATATGGCTTTAAGGGAATGACAGTTTTGTCATttacgcatggactcgtcgagtccattagagggactcggcgagtctggtcgggcTTAGCTGGAGCCAATTCTTCTACCTTTTTTGTGTTCCTATTGGAGATCCTCTGTGCATGTGTGAAACTTTCTTCATTGCTGGAAGTCACTGCActcacattctccattcttggattgttttcgatgttacttggaagttgacccagtcttctttcgttcacttgatgtgcaagttgtcccagctgtttctcaatgttgagaatggatgcCTGCTGATTCCTTAGCATATTTTTGGTTTCGTGTATTGCAGCATCATGATCATTGTATCTCTTTtcggacgc includes these proteins:
- the LOC111890450 gene encoding uncharacterized protein LOC111890450, with amino-acid sequence MPVEKVEAYRAFMEHVKALQVNVPFVETMLKTPKYFNLLKGLFATRKDLAEVAEIILSELPEKKGDPGSIIIPCQFGNAFVTQALTDSGASINLMPFSFFKKLNLPEPRLINMKIHLADRTTIHPRGVCEDLLIKVDKFIFPVYFVVVDMEEDPEIPIILGRSFLNTACALIDVCESTLTLRVGDESAIFRVVPEVKQEE